In Puntigrus tetrazona isolate hp1 chromosome 18, ASM1883169v1, whole genome shotgun sequence, one genomic interval encodes:
- the admb gene encoding uncharacterized protein admb, with product MNSVLQKAFLWCVLTALLPSITSAKPLNTDGLRRLSVWLQGRVRREVHSLSERSESDSAALLTQRNSETFVPLRRSVRVKRTEPAYSVKRVERAGCVLSTCSVHELAHLLNIINTKTNNAPPEKIGSKGYGRRRRR from the exons ATGAACTCTGTGCTTCAGAAGGCTTTCCTGTGGTGTGTGCTGACAGCGCTTCTGCCGAGCATCACGAGTGCAAAACCTCTCAACACGGATGGTCTGAGAAG GCTGAGTGTTTGGCTTCAGGGTAGGGTGAGGAGAGAAGTCCACAGCTTGTCCGAGAGGAGCGAGAGCGACTCAGCAGCTTTGCTGACTCAGAGGAACAGCGAGACATTTGTACCATTGCGCAG gAGTGTGAGGGTAAAACGTACAGAACCTGCCTACTCAGTCAAAAGAGTGGAAAGAGCGGGCTGTGTTCTGTCCACCTGCTCAGTGCACGAACTGGCCCACCTGCTGAATATAATCAACACAAAGACGAACAACGCCCCTCCCGAAAAGATCGGCTCAAAGGGCTATGGACGGAGGCGGAGACGGTAG